In Isoptericola jiangsuensis, the following proteins share a genomic window:
- a CDS encoding sugar ABC transporter substrate-binding protein, with protein sequence MKRLDSRRAAAAAVAATVALATAGCSGSDDSGTSGATGAEGQTLDVWIMQGTNPSADDFFDEVGTAFTEQTGAELNVEFVEWGDAHDRFVTSIAGGTTPDVAETGTTWTPEFADAGALAPLGDYVAEAGLDGDLVQGLVDAGTYDGDLYGMPWYAGVRALVYNTEIFEEAGVEPPTTWAELEEAAKAIKAAMPDKIAVAVPGDAEFTVYPWIWGAGGEVASLDGDTWTSQLDSPAAQEGLEFWTGLAEEGLSSAGATTWRETDVLDAFAAGDVGMAVMGSWTPGAILEANADMDGKFAAVPIPGKDGGISPSVLGGSHLSMFETAENKDLAFAFVEMMTTGEFATKWGEQAGYFPGQTSLLEETLQSTDPLVAPFAQQFVDGGASVPVSPNFGAVQARATTSTMMQSILSGKEDVATASTKAAEEMTGLLNGGS encoded by the coding sequence ATGAAGCGGCTCGACTCGCGGCGTGCGGCTGCTGCCGCGGTGGCGGCGACGGTGGCTCTGGCCACGGCAGGATGCTCGGGGTCCGACGACAGCGGCACGAGCGGCGCCACCGGCGCCGAGGGCCAGACGCTCGACGTCTGGATCATGCAGGGCACCAACCCCAGCGCCGACGACTTCTTCGACGAGGTCGGCACCGCGTTCACCGAGCAGACCGGCGCCGAGCTCAACGTCGAGTTCGTCGAGTGGGGCGACGCCCACGACCGGTTTGTCACCTCCATCGCCGGCGGCACCACGCCGGACGTGGCCGAGACCGGCACCACCTGGACGCCGGAGTTCGCCGACGCGGGTGCGCTCGCCCCGCTGGGCGACTACGTCGCCGAGGCCGGCCTGGACGGCGACCTCGTCCAGGGCCTCGTCGACGCGGGCACCTACGACGGCGACCTGTACGGCATGCCCTGGTACGCCGGCGTGCGTGCGCTGGTCTACAACACCGAGATCTTCGAGGAGGCCGGCGTCGAGCCGCCGACCACCTGGGCCGAGCTCGAGGAGGCCGCGAAGGCCATCAAGGCCGCGATGCCCGACAAGATCGCCGTGGCCGTCCCCGGCGACGCCGAGTTCACCGTCTACCCCTGGATCTGGGGCGCGGGCGGCGAGGTCGCCTCGCTCGACGGCGACACCTGGACCTCCCAGCTCGACAGCCCCGCCGCGCAGGAGGGCCTGGAGTTCTGGACCGGGCTCGCCGAGGAGGGCCTGTCGTCGGCCGGCGCCACGACCTGGCGCGAGACCGACGTCCTGGACGCGTTCGCCGCGGGCGACGTCGGCATGGCCGTCATGGGCTCCTGGACGCCCGGCGCGATCCTCGAGGCCAACGCCGACATGGACGGCAAGTTCGCCGCCGTGCCGATCCCGGGCAAGGACGGCGGGATCTCCCCGTCGGTGCTCGGCGGCTCGCACCTGAGCATGTTCGAGACCGCGGAGAACAAGGACCTCGCGTTCGCGTTCGTCGAGATGATGACCACCGGCGAGTTCGCCACGAAGTGGGGCGAGCAGGCCGGCTACTTCCCGGGCCAGACGTCGCTGCTCGAGGAGACGCTGCAGAGCACCGACCCGCTCGTGGCGCCGTTCGCCCAGCAGTTCGTCGACGGCGGCGCGTCCGTCCCGGTGTCGCCGAACTTCGGCGCCGTCCAGGCCCGCGCGACGACGTCGACCATGATGCAGTCGATCCTCTCGGGCAAGGAGGACGTCGCCACGGCCAGCACGAAGGCGGCCGAGGAGATGACCGGCCTGCTCAACGGCGGCAGCTGA
- a CDS encoding lipoate--protein ligase family protein — MRGEYKVPGGKLVAVDLAVPDGRLEDVRVSGDFFLEPDDALEVIQDALTGMPVTTSTTELARAVTEALEEAESSGAVPGPVAMVGFDARAVAVAVRRALGLATTWDDHTFEVIRPGPLPPRTLAALDQVLTEELAEGRRGPTLRFWDWDERAVFIGSFQSYRNEIDDAGVARHDVTVVRRISGGGAMFMEAGNCVTFSLVVPASLVDGLSFEASYAFLDSWVLGALAELGVQARFAGMNDVASPAGKIAGSAQKRLAGGAVLHHMTMAYDIDADKMLEVLRIGREKLSDKGTKSANKRVDPLRSQTGMARDDVVDAFARYFAEHHRTVPSGLRPDELARAEELVRTKFDTPEWIHRVP; from the coding sequence GTGCGAGGAGAGTACAAGGTTCCCGGTGGCAAGCTCGTGGCGGTCGACCTGGCGGTCCCGGACGGCCGGCTGGAGGACGTCCGGGTCTCGGGCGACTTCTTCCTGGAGCCGGACGACGCGCTGGAGGTCATCCAGGACGCGCTGACCGGGATGCCGGTGACGACGTCCACCACCGAGCTGGCGCGGGCGGTGACCGAGGCGCTCGAGGAGGCGGAGTCGTCGGGCGCGGTGCCCGGGCCGGTCGCGATGGTCGGGTTCGACGCCCGCGCGGTGGCGGTCGCGGTGCGCCGCGCCCTCGGGCTGGCGACCACCTGGGACGACCACACGTTCGAGGTGATCCGTCCCGGCCCGCTGCCCCCGCGCACCCTGGCGGCCCTGGACCAGGTCCTCACCGAGGAGCTGGCGGAGGGGCGGCGCGGCCCCACCCTGCGGTTCTGGGACTGGGACGAGCGCGCGGTGTTCATCGGGTCGTTCCAGTCGTACCGCAACGAGATCGACGACGCGGGCGTGGCCCGGCACGACGTCACGGTGGTGCGGCGCATCTCGGGCGGCGGCGCGATGTTCATGGAGGCGGGCAACTGCGTGACGTTCTCCCTGGTGGTGCCGGCGTCGCTGGTGGACGGGCTGAGCTTCGAGGCGTCGTACGCGTTCCTGGACTCGTGGGTGCTGGGTGCGCTGGCGGAGCTGGGCGTGCAGGCGCGGTTCGCGGGCATGAACGACGTGGCGTCCCCGGCGGGGAAGATCGCGGGGTCGGCGCAGAAGCGGCTGGCCGGGGGAGCGGTGCTCCACCACATGACGATGGCGTACGACATCGACGCCGACAAGATGCTCGAGGTGCTGCGCATCGGCCGGGAGAAGCTGTCGGACAAGGGCACGAAGAGCGCGAACAAGCGGGTGGACCCGCTGCGCTCGCAGACCGGCATGGCGCGTGACGACGTCGTCGACGCGTTCGCCCGGTACTTCGCGGAGCACCACCGCACGGTGCCGTCGGGGCTGCGCCCGGACGAGCTGGCGCGGGCCGAGGAGCTCGTGCGGACGAAGTTCGACACGCCGGAGTGGATCCACCGGGTGCCCTGA
- a CDS encoding glycoside hydrolase family 3 N-terminal domain-containing protein, which translates to MTATHPSAAPDGAALRRAVLGVLLPGFSGTTAPDWLLDAARDGLAGVVLFGHNTPDVATTARLTAQLHDVAPDLLVTIDEEGGDVTRLEAATGSSVPSPAALGTLDDVALTGEVARALGGLLAACGVDLDLAPVLDVDAPANPVIGTRAFGDDTDRVSRHGRAVVEGLHAGGVGVCAKHFPGHGSTTVDSHVGLPRVTASVAELRERDLVPYVAAHRDDDAGPALDAVMVAHVVVPELGPGPASLEPATVALARELGMDGPVITDALDMRAVSDGRNVGEAAVRAVQAGADLLCLGTTAARDDRALFEDAVAALTAAVSDGRVTVERLAGSAARTARCAAVQHDRRARTGVERGPEAALRALDVLRQVGRRAARATVSRTGESRLSAAPLVVDLRRRTDHAAGDRGRHVTDALAQRWPGTTVVGPDEVAAAMLAAGPGQDGHPVVLLTREPPQHDADADRCAALLAARPDAVVLHTGVASALEGWLVRSGGVRPDVVLTLGAGRATADAAVDLLGGTDR; encoded by the coding sequence ATGACCGCCACGCACCCGAGCGCGGCGCCGGACGGCGCCGCGCTGCGCCGGGCCGTGCTCGGCGTCCTGCTGCCGGGGTTCTCCGGCACCACCGCGCCGGACTGGCTGCTCGACGCGGCACGCGACGGCCTCGCCGGGGTCGTGCTGTTCGGGCACAACACCCCGGACGTCGCCACGACCGCACGGCTGACCGCACAGCTCCACGACGTCGCCCCCGACCTGCTCGTCACGATCGACGAGGAGGGCGGCGACGTCACCCGCCTGGAGGCGGCGACCGGCTCGTCCGTCCCGTCGCCGGCGGCGCTGGGGACCCTCGACGACGTGGCGCTGACGGGGGAGGTCGCACGCGCCCTGGGCGGTCTGCTCGCCGCGTGCGGCGTCGACCTGGACCTGGCGCCCGTGCTCGACGTCGACGCGCCGGCCAACCCGGTGATCGGCACCCGCGCGTTCGGCGACGACACCGACCGGGTGTCCCGGCACGGCCGCGCGGTCGTCGAGGGCCTGCACGCGGGCGGTGTCGGGGTGTGCGCGAAGCACTTCCCGGGCCACGGCAGCACGACGGTGGACTCCCACGTCGGGCTCCCGCGGGTCACCGCGTCCGTCGCGGAGCTGCGCGAGCGCGACCTCGTGCCGTACGTCGCGGCGCACCGCGACGACGACGCCGGCCCGGCCCTGGACGCCGTCATGGTGGCGCACGTCGTGGTGCCGGAGCTCGGCCCGGGCCCGGCGTCGCTGGAGCCCGCGACGGTGGCGCTCGCCCGCGAGCTGGGCATGGACGGCCCGGTCATCACCGACGCCCTCGACATGCGCGCCGTCTCGGACGGGCGGAACGTCGGCGAGGCCGCGGTGCGCGCCGTGCAGGCGGGTGCCGACCTGCTGTGCCTCGGGACGACGGCCGCACGCGACGACCGCGCCCTGTTCGAGGACGCCGTGGCGGCCCTCACCGCCGCCGTGTCGGACGGCCGCGTCACCGTGGAGCGGCTGGCGGGGTCGGCCGCACGGACCGCTCGCTGCGCGGCCGTGCAGCACGACCGCCGGGCGCGCACCGGGGTCGAGCGGGGGCCGGAGGCCGCCCTCCGTGCGCTCGACGTGCTGCGGCAGGTCGGCCGACGCGCCGCCCGCGCGACCGTCTCCCGCACGGGGGAGTCGCGGCTCAGCGCGGCACCCCTGGTCGTGGACCTGCGCCGGCGCACCGACCACGCCGCGGGGGACCGCGGCCGGCACGTCACCGACGCCCTGGCGCAGCGCTGGCCGGGCACGACCGTCGTCGGACCGGACGAGGTGGCGGCCGCGATGCTCGCCGCCGGTCCGGGGCAGGACGGGCACCCGGTGGTGCTGCTGACCCGGGAGCCGCCGCAGCACGACGCGGACGCCGACCGGTGCGCGGCGCTGCTCGCGGCGCGCCCGGACGCCGTCGTCCTGCACACGGGCGTGGCCTCCGCGCTGGAGGGCTGGCTCGTCCGCTCCGGCGGCGTGCGGCCGGACGTCGTGCTCACGCTGGGAGCGGGCCGCGCCACCGCGGACGCCGCCGTCGACCTGCTGGGAGGGACCGACCGATGA
- a CDS encoding MurR/RpiR family transcriptional regulator, with amino-acid sequence MDGDLLVRLRQMLPNLRPAEARIAETVLDDPTAVVGATIAELAGRAGASQASVVRFCRTVGYTGYPGFRIDLARTTSRRAAEHERSGVAQGEIGRSDDVAEVVSKIAFHEARTIESTARAIDLDALEEAVRAVAGADRVDVYGVGASGLTAQDLAQKLSRIGIACVAPVDSHQQLQSAALLAPGSVAIGVSHTGRTVEVHQSLTLARARGATTVAVTGFPSSPLADTADVVLATSVRETQFRTGALASRIAQLAVVDFLFVNVAQRRFDATTEALRLTYDAVQQHRMAPGA; translated from the coding sequence GTGGACGGAGACCTGCTGGTCCGGCTGCGCCAGATGCTGCCGAACCTGCGACCGGCGGAGGCGCGGATCGCCGAGACGGTCCTCGACGACCCGACCGCGGTCGTCGGGGCCACCATCGCCGAGCTCGCGGGCCGCGCCGGGGCGTCCCAGGCCAGCGTCGTCCGCTTCTGCCGGACCGTCGGCTACACCGGCTACCCCGGCTTCCGCATCGACCTCGCCCGCACGACCAGCCGGCGCGCCGCCGAGCACGAGCGCTCCGGCGTCGCCCAGGGCGAGATCGGCCGCTCCGACGACGTCGCCGAGGTCGTCTCGAAGATCGCGTTCCACGAGGCCCGCACCATCGAGAGCACGGCCCGCGCCATCGACCTCGACGCGCTCGAGGAGGCCGTGCGGGCCGTCGCCGGGGCCGACCGGGTCGACGTCTACGGGGTCGGGGCGTCCGGCCTCACCGCGCAGGACCTCGCGCAGAAGCTGTCCCGCATCGGTATCGCCTGCGTCGCGCCCGTCGACTCCCACCAGCAGCTCCAGTCGGCCGCGCTGCTCGCCCCCGGCTCCGTCGCCATCGGGGTGTCCCACACGGGCCGCACCGTCGAGGTGCACCAGTCGCTCACCCTGGCGCGTGCCCGCGGCGCGACGACGGTCGCCGTCACCGGGTTCCCGTCGTCGCCGCTGGCCGACACCGCCGACGTCGTGCTGGCTACCTCCGTGCGGGAGACGCAGTTCCGCACCGGGGCGCTCGCCAGCCGCATCGCGCAGCTCGCCGTCGTCGACTTCCTGTTCGTCAACGTCGCGCAGCGGCGGTTCGACGCCACCACCGAGGCCCTGCGCCTCACCTACGACGCCGTCCAGCAGCACCGCATGGCGCCGGGCGCCTGA
- a CDS encoding sodium:solute symporter, which yields MLHTVDLVVIVAYLAATAWLGLRLSGKQKGLRDYFLGSRNLPWWAVCLSVVATETSALTVVGTPVMAFVGNISFLQVALGYLLGRVVVAFLMLPRYYDGEMVTAYAYLGKRFGSSTQTTAGVTFLFTRLLADGVRVLAAAIPLKLILDGLGITTNYFTIIVVLAVVTILYTFIGGIRAVVWVDVAQMLLYVLGGVLAIVVISVQTGGGWLTEAADAGKLQMFVFSGNPISDSSSFVASLLGGAVFAMASHGADQLVVQRLLACRSKVEAQKALIWSGVVVLVQFAVFLLVGLALWGYYDHATPDQLGLTRNDEIFPRFIVEGLPAGVSGLLLAAILAAAMSTLSSSLSALSSSTVTDVYAKLRRTPVTDEQGLRVGRWATIGWGLAFIAPAVFFQSDEGNIVVLALGIAGITYGGLLGSFVLGIVNRRARALDANVAFVAAVAVNLFFFVMEKYVTGEVWVAWQWYPLLGVLVTLAVGGLLSLRHPSGPAADVDAELAEQVR from the coding sequence ATGCTGCACACCGTCGACCTGGTGGTGATCGTCGCGTACCTGGCGGCCACCGCCTGGCTGGGCCTGCGGCTCAGCGGCAAGCAGAAGGGTCTGCGGGACTACTTCCTCGGCAGCCGCAACCTGCCCTGGTGGGCGGTGTGCCTGTCGGTGGTCGCGACCGAGACGAGCGCCCTGACCGTGGTGGGCACGCCCGTCATGGCGTTCGTCGGGAACATCTCGTTCCTCCAGGTGGCGCTCGGCTACCTGCTGGGGCGCGTGGTCGTGGCGTTCCTCATGCTGCCGCGCTACTACGACGGCGAGATGGTGACCGCGTACGCCTACCTGGGCAAGCGGTTCGGGTCGAGCACGCAGACCACGGCCGGGGTGACGTTCCTGTTCACGCGCCTCCTGGCCGACGGCGTCCGCGTCCTGGCCGCCGCCATCCCGCTCAAGCTCATCCTCGACGGGCTGGGCATCACCACGAACTACTTCACGATCATCGTCGTGCTGGCCGTGGTGACGATCCTCTACACGTTCATCGGCGGGATCCGCGCGGTGGTCTGGGTCGACGTCGCCCAGATGCTGCTGTACGTGCTGGGCGGCGTCCTGGCGATCGTCGTCATCTCCGTGCAGACCGGGGGCGGCTGGCTCACCGAGGCCGCCGACGCCGGCAAGCTGCAGATGTTCGTGTTCTCCGGGAACCCGATCTCCGACTCGTCGTCGTTCGTCGCGTCGCTGCTGGGCGGTGCCGTCTTCGCGATGGCGTCGCACGGCGCCGACCAGCTCGTGGTGCAGCGCCTGCTGGCCTGCCGCAGCAAGGTCGAGGCGCAGAAGGCGCTCATCTGGTCCGGCGTGGTCGTCCTCGTCCAGTTCGCCGTGTTCCTGCTCGTCGGGCTCGCGCTGTGGGGCTACTACGACCACGCGACGCCCGACCAGCTCGGCCTGACCCGCAACGACGAGATCTTCCCGCGCTTCATCGTCGAGGGACTGCCCGCCGGCGTGTCCGGGCTGCTGCTCGCCGCCATCCTCGCCGCGGCGATGAGCACCCTGTCGTCCTCGCTCAGCGCGCTGTCCTCGTCGACCGTGACCGACGTGTACGCCAAGCTGCGCCGCACCCCCGTCACCGACGAGCAGGGCCTGCGGGTCGGGCGCTGGGCGACCATCGGCTGGGGGCTGGCGTTCATCGCGCCGGCGGTGTTCTTCCAGTCCGACGAGGGCAACATCGTCGTCCTCGCGCTCGGCATCGCGGGCATCACCTACGGCGGCCTGCTCGGGTCGTTCGTCCTCGGGATCGTCAACCGGCGGGCTCGGGCGCTGGACGCCAACGTCGCGTTCGTCGCGGCCGTCGCGGTCAACCTGTTCTTCTTCGTCATGGAGAAGTACGTCACCGGCGAGGTCTGGGTGGCGTGGCAGTGGTACCCGCTGCTGGGCGTGCTCGTCACGCTGGCCGTCGGCGGCCTGCTGTCCCTGCGTCACCCGTCCGGCCCCGCCGCCGACGTCGACGCCGAGCTCGCGGAGCAGGTCCGATGA
- a CDS encoding anhydro-N-acetylmuramic acid kinase, whose product MIVAGLMTGTSADALDVALVDLEPDATGAELSMRLLDHREVDLPPDLALDLLRLLEPRDVPLSLVSDVDGRLGRFCGEAVATVLAEAGTGCDLVVLHGQTVRHDVTDGVVTSTWQLGQPAWVAERTGVPVLSDVRARDVAAGGQGAPLAGLLDHLLLAGAAEPVAALNLGGIANVTVVAPGADTLAFDTGPANALIDVVARRITGEPRGFDRDGLLAARGTVHAGLLADLLAEPYYGLPAPKSTGKELFHGAYLDGFLARYPDLDPHDVAATVTELTARTVADACRAHGVRSVVASGGGTRNPVLVAALRRELGADVPLTTTDETLGLPEGAKEACLMALVGWLAWHGLPGTLPSVTGAAHPTIAGRLTPGAGPLRLPAPLTTSPTALRVR is encoded by the coding sequence ATGATCGTCGCCGGACTGATGACCGGGACCTCCGCCGACGCCCTGGACGTCGCGCTCGTGGACCTCGAACCCGACGCCACGGGTGCGGAGCTGTCGATGCGCCTGCTGGACCACCGCGAGGTGGACCTCCCCCCCGACCTCGCGCTGGACCTCCTGCGCCTGCTCGAGCCGCGCGACGTCCCGCTGTCGCTGGTGAGCGACGTGGACGGCCGCCTCGGCCGGTTCTGCGGCGAGGCCGTCGCGACGGTCCTGGCGGAGGCGGGCACCGGGTGCGACCTCGTGGTGCTGCACGGCCAGACGGTCCGTCACGACGTCACCGACGGCGTCGTGACGTCGACGTGGCAGCTCGGCCAGCCCGCATGGGTCGCCGAGCGCACGGGGGTGCCGGTGCTGTCGGACGTGCGTGCGCGCGACGTCGCGGCCGGCGGGCAGGGCGCGCCGCTCGCGGGCCTGCTCGACCACCTGCTCCTCGCGGGCGCGGCCGAGCCGGTCGCCGCGCTCAACCTCGGCGGCATCGCGAACGTCACGGTGGTCGCCCCCGGCGCGGACACGCTCGCGTTCGACACGGGGCCGGCGAACGCGCTGATCGACGTCGTCGCCCGCCGGATCACGGGCGAGCCGCGCGGGTTCGACCGCGACGGGCTGCTCGCGGCCCGCGGCACGGTCCACGCCGGCCTGCTGGCCGACCTGCTCGCCGAGCCCTACTACGGGCTGCCCGCCCCGAAGTCGACCGGCAAGGAGCTGTTCCACGGCGCCTACCTCGACGGGTTCCTCGCCCGGTACCCGGACCTCGACCCGCACGACGTCGCGGCCACGGTCACCGAGCTCACGGCACGGACCGTCGCGGACGCCTGCCGCGCGCACGGCGTGCGGTCGGTCGTCGCGTCCGGCGGCGGCACCCGCAACCCCGTCCTCGTGGCGGCGCTGCGCCGGGAGCTGGGCGCCGACGTCCCGCTCACCACGACCGACGAGACGCTCGGCCTGCCGGAGGGCGCCAAGGAGGCGTGCCTCATGGCGCTCGTCGGCTGGCTGGCCTGGCACGGCCTGCCCGGCACGCTGCCGAGCGTCACCGGGGCGGCGCACCCCACGATCGCCGGCCGCCTCACCCCCGGTGCGGGCCCGCTGCGCCTGCCCGCACCCCTGACCACCTCGCCCACCGCCCTCCGGGTGCGGTGA
- a CDS encoding carbohydrate ABC transporter permease → MASTLQAPERGGGTTSSPRSGGGPGRSWVARTRPWLLLAPGLLVLAVLMLWPLVRVVLFSLQDYGLREIVSGEPNWIGLGNYTEVLTSSQLWAVVLPNTVGFAVIAVTATVAFGTAVAVLLASLGTVWRTIVSSCIMAAWAMPAVTGTYVWVWIFDADRGVFNHVLQALGLQDAPVNWFTDRWSFYAIVLLNIVHHGFPFVAVTVLAALLGVPRELLEAAEMDGAGPWRRFFSIIVPQLRQVFAVVVIMSTIWDFKVFAQVFLMPGGAGTNREVLNLGVWSYVESFGQNRYGFGSAIAVLLTVMLLVVTAVYVRTILKEDEL, encoded by the coding sequence ATGGCCTCGACCCTTCAGGCCCCGGAGCGGGGCGGCGGCACCACGTCGTCGCCCCGCTCCGGCGGAGGACCCGGCCGCTCGTGGGTGGCCCGCACCCGCCCGTGGCTCCTGCTCGCCCCCGGCCTCCTCGTCCTGGCCGTGCTCATGCTCTGGCCGCTGGTCCGTGTCGTGCTGTTCTCGCTGCAGGACTACGGCCTGCGCGAGATCGTCTCCGGCGAGCCGAACTGGATCGGCCTGGGCAACTACACCGAGGTCCTCACCTCGTCCCAGCTCTGGGCGGTCGTCCTGCCGAACACCGTCGGCTTCGCGGTGATCGCCGTGACGGCGACCGTCGCGTTCGGCACGGCCGTCGCCGTCCTCCTGGCCTCCCTCGGCACGGTGTGGCGCACCATCGTGTCGAGCTGCATCATGGCGGCCTGGGCGATGCCCGCCGTCACCGGCACGTACGTGTGGGTCTGGATCTTCGACGCGGACCGCGGCGTGTTCAACCACGTGCTCCAGGCCCTCGGCCTGCAGGACGCCCCGGTGAACTGGTTCACCGACCGGTGGAGCTTCTACGCCATCGTGCTGCTCAACATCGTCCACCACGGCTTCCCGTTCGTGGCGGTCACCGTCCTGGCGGCCCTGCTGGGCGTGCCGCGCGAGCTGCTCGAGGCCGCGGAGATGGACGGGGCCGGCCCGTGGCGGCGCTTCTTCTCGATCATCGTCCCGCAGCTGCGGCAGGTGTTCGCCGTCGTCGTCATCATGTCGACCATCTGGGACTTCAAGGTGTTCGCGCAGGTCTTCCTCATGCCGGGCGGCGCGGGGACCAACCGCGAGGTGCTCAACCTCGGCGTCTGGTCCTACGTGGAGTCGTTCGGGCAGAACCGCTACGGGTTCGGCTCGGCCATCGCCGTGCTGCTCACCGTGATGCTGCTCGTCGTCACCGCCGTCTACGTCCGCACCATCCTCAAGGAGGACGAGCTGTGA
- a CDS encoding carbohydrate ABC transporter permease gives MSALSLRRPTRRAQAGKAVAVALLLVFTLFPAYWMLVSAFDAKAGLQTSFVPAEPTLDHFRFVLTEGGFDVFLRNSAIVALATVLVSALLALLASVAVARFRFRFRTQILLMVLVVQMVPLEALVIPLFVQVRNLQLLETLLGLVIVYVALALPFGIWMLRGFVAAVPVELEEAAYIDGASWGRMFRSVLLPLVAPGLVATSIFSFITAWNEFLFAMTLLGGATEHYTVAIGLRSFFGQFSNQWGAIMAASTIITVPVMIFFIMVQRKLAAGLTSGAVKG, from the coding sequence GTGAGCGCCCTCTCCCTGCGGCGGCCGACCCGCCGGGCACAGGCCGGCAAGGCGGTCGCCGTCGCCCTGCTGCTCGTGTTCACCCTGTTCCCGGCGTACTGGATGCTCGTCAGCGCGTTCGACGCCAAGGCCGGCCTGCAGACCTCGTTCGTCCCGGCGGAGCCCACGCTGGACCACTTCCGGTTCGTGCTGACCGAGGGCGGGTTCGACGTCTTCCTGCGCAACTCCGCGATCGTGGCGCTGGCGACCGTGCTCGTCTCGGCGCTGCTCGCGCTGCTCGCCTCCGTGGCGGTGGCCCGGTTCCGCTTCCGGTTCCGCACGCAGATCCTGCTCATGGTCCTCGTGGTGCAGATGGTGCCGCTCGAGGCCCTCGTCATCCCGCTGTTCGTGCAGGTGCGCAACCTGCAGCTCCTGGAGACCCTCCTCGGCCTGGTCATCGTGTACGTGGCGCTCGCCCTGCCGTTCGGCATCTGGATGCTGCGCGGGTTCGTCGCGGCCGTGCCGGTCGAGCTGGAGGAGGCCGCCTACATCGACGGCGCGAGCTGGGGTCGCATGTTCCGCTCCGTCCTGCTGCCGCTCGTCGCCCCGGGGCTGGTCGCCACGAGCATCTTCAGCTTCATCACGGCGTGGAACGAGTTCCTGTTCGCCATGACCCTGCTCGGCGGCGCGACGGAGCACTACACCGTCGCCATCGGCCTGCGGTCGTTCTTCGGGCAGTTCTCCAACCAGTGGGGCGCCATCATGGCGGCCTCGACCATCATCACGGTGCCGGTGATGATCTTCTTCATCATGGTCCAGCGCAAGCTCGCCGCGGGCCTGACCTCGGGAGCGGTGAAGGGATGA